The following are encoded together in the Kribbella voronezhensis genome:
- a CDS encoding ABC-F family ATP-binding cassette domain-containing protein — translation MAATSAPNLVNLEAVSKGFGTRTLLDGVSLGVGRGERIGVVGRNGDGKSTLLRLLARREEADSGRVTQNRDLRLGYLGQSDDLDPDLTVIQAVLGGDVETYTWAADPRARSVMEHLLGGIDHEAKVGTLSGGERRRASLAQLLLTEVDLLILDEPTNHLDIEAVNWLARHVVDRAGALIVVTHDRWFLDEVCTQTWEVQGGKVNSYDGGYAAYVLAKAERSRNEQVVEGKRQNLMKKELAWLRRGAPARTSKPKFRIEAANALIENEPAPRDKLALAQLATSRLGKDVFDAEDVTLKFGDRVMLNHVTFRLGPADRIGLLGPNGAGKTTFLKVLTGQLTPDKGLVKQGKTVRIANLSQTLEDLDGSVTVLTHITDIRRTAALAGRGGEMTSSQLLERFGFTGDKLTTRISDLSGGERRRLQLLRILLDEPNVLILDEPTNDLDVETLTVLEDFLDSWPGVVVIVTHDRYFLERVSDMVYAIMGDGQVRHLPRGVDQYLEQLEAGTAPRRVVAEPAGAAATEAAPAAVQVVDQPVDAAAARAAKKDLNRIERQLQKLTESEAKLHDQLASNASNYERLAELDTELRKLAEERAELETAWFDAAERAE, via the coding sequence ATGGCAGCTACTTCCGCACCTAATCTGGTCAATCTGGAAGCCGTTTCGAAGGGCTTCGGTACCCGCACTCTGTTGGACGGGGTCAGTCTCGGCGTCGGCCGGGGTGAGCGCATCGGGGTGGTGGGGCGTAACGGCGACGGCAAGTCGACGCTGTTGCGGTTGCTCGCCCGCCGCGAGGAGGCCGACAGCGGCCGCGTCACCCAGAACCGGGACCTGAGGCTCGGTTACCTGGGCCAGAGCGACGACCTCGACCCCGACCTGACGGTGATCCAGGCCGTCCTCGGCGGTGACGTCGAGACCTACACCTGGGCGGCCGATCCGCGGGCACGGTCGGTGATGGAGCACCTGCTCGGCGGGATCGACCATGAGGCGAAGGTCGGCACGCTGAGTGGTGGTGAGCGTCGGCGGGCTTCGCTGGCGCAGTTGCTGCTCACCGAAGTAGATCTGCTGATCCTCGACGAGCCGACCAACCACCTCGACATCGAGGCGGTGAACTGGCTCGCCCGGCACGTGGTGGACCGGGCCGGCGCGTTGATCGTGGTGACCCACGACCGGTGGTTCCTCGACGAGGTCTGTACGCAGACGTGGGAGGTGCAGGGCGGCAAGGTCAACTCGTACGACGGCGGCTACGCCGCGTATGTGCTCGCCAAGGCCGAGCGGTCGCGCAACGAGCAGGTGGTCGAGGGCAAGCGGCAGAACCTGATGAAGAAGGAGCTCGCCTGGCTCCGCCGCGGCGCGCCTGCCCGGACGTCGAAGCCGAAGTTCCGGATCGAGGCCGCGAACGCCCTGATCGAGAACGAACCGGCCCCGCGCGACAAGCTCGCCCTCGCCCAGTTGGCCACCTCGCGGCTCGGCAAGGACGTGTTCGACGCCGAGGACGTGACGCTGAAGTTCGGCGACCGGGTGATGCTCAACCACGTCACCTTCCGTCTCGGCCCTGCCGACCGGATCGGCCTGCTCGGCCCGAACGGCGCCGGCAAGACGACTTTCCTCAAGGTCCTCACCGGCCAGCTCACCCCGGACAAAGGTCTGGTCAAGCAGGGCAAGACGGTCCGGATCGCGAACCTGTCCCAGACGCTGGAGGATCTCGACGGTTCGGTGACCGTTCTGACGCACATCACCGACATCCGGCGTACGGCGGCGTTGGCCGGCCGGGGCGGCGAGATGACGTCGTCGCAGCTGCTGGAGCGGTTCGGGTTCACCGGCGACAAGCTGACCACCCGGATCAGCGACCTGTCCGGTGGTGAGCGTCGCCGGTTGCAACTGCTCAGGATCCTGCTCGACGAGCCGAACGTGCTGATCCTCGACGAGCCGACCAACGACCTGGACGTCGAGACGCTGACCGTGCTGGAGGACTTCCTCGACAGCTGGCCGGGTGTGGTCGTGATCGTCACCCACGACCGGTACTTCCTCGAGCGGGTCAGTGACATGGTCTATGCGATCATGGGCGACGGCCAGGTCCGGCACCTGCCGCGCGGCGTCGACCAGTACCTGGAACAACTCGAAGCCGGTACTGCGCCGCGCCGCGTGGTCGCGGAGCCGGCCGGTGCCGCGGCGACGGAGGCCGCGCCGGCCGCGGTACAGGTCGTCGATCAGCCGGTCGACGCGGCGGCGGCCCGGGCGGCGAAGAAGGACCTGAACCGGATCGAGCGGCAGTTGCAGAAGTTGACCGAGTCGGAGGCCAAGCTGCACGACCAGCTGGCCTCGAACGCGAGCAACTACGAGCGGCTCGCCGAGCTCGATACCGAGCTGCGCAAGCTGGCCGAAGAACGCGCGGAGCTGGAAACGGCGTGGTTCGATGCGGCGGAACGGGCCGAATAG
- a CDS encoding MarR family winged helix-turn-helix transcriptional regulator → MEDEVDRLIEAWRRERPDLDVAPMEVLSRVTRLARHLDRARSHAFSTHGLESWEFDVLAALRRAGKPYQLSPGRLLKETLVTSGTMTNRVDRLAARGLVERLPDPADRRGVLVQLTDAGRDSVDAAMADLLAHERTLLGSISERDQQKIARVLRELVGPFDQENH, encoded by the coding sequence ATGGAAGACGAGGTCGACCGGCTGATCGAGGCCTGGCGCCGGGAGCGGCCGGACCTCGACGTGGCACCGATGGAGGTGCTGTCGCGCGTCACCCGGCTGGCCCGGCACCTGGATCGCGCGCGCAGTCACGCCTTCTCCACGCACGGCCTGGAGTCGTGGGAGTTCGACGTCCTCGCCGCCCTGCGCCGAGCAGGCAAGCCGTACCAACTCTCCCCCGGCCGGCTGCTGAAGGAAACCCTGGTGACGTCGGGCACGATGACGAACCGGGTGGACCGGCTGGCCGCCCGTGGCCTGGTCGAGCGACTACCCGATCCGGCCGACCGTCGCGGCGTGCTCGTCCAGCTCACCGACGCCGGCCGCGATTCGGTCGACGCCGCCATGGCGGACCTGCTCGCCCACGAACGCACACTGCTCGGCAGCATCAGCGAGCGGGACCAGCAGAAGATCGCGCGGGTACTGCGTGAGTTGGTCGGCCCGTTCGACCAGGAAAACCACTGA
- a CDS encoding methyltransferase domain-containing protein — translation MRTSPVWNPTQYGKFADERGRPFADLVDRIQVAPDEVKVVVDLGCGPGKLTATLLDRWPGATIQGVDSSPAMIEAAQEYATERLSFVEGDLLDWTAEPGSIDVIVTNATLQWIPEQLDLLPGFVRALRAGGWLAIQIPGNGNAPSHAILRELAGTEPYAQYAADKSQRADAPGPAQYIDVLTAEGCVVDAWETTYNHILPGENAVLEWVKGTGARPVLQSLPDDLRAEFETEYGARLAAAYPRRSYGTVLPFRRIFAVAQKKG, via the coding sequence ATGCGGACCTCACCTGTCTGGAACCCGACGCAGTACGGCAAGTTCGCCGATGAGCGCGGCCGGCCGTTCGCCGACCTGGTCGACCGGATCCAGGTCGCGCCGGACGAGGTGAAGGTCGTCGTCGACCTGGGCTGTGGTCCCGGCAAACTCACCGCGACCTTGCTGGATCGCTGGCCGGGCGCCACCATCCAGGGCGTCGACAGCTCGCCCGCGATGATCGAAGCCGCGCAGGAGTACGCCACCGAGCGGCTCAGCTTCGTGGAGGGCGACCTGCTGGACTGGACCGCCGAACCCGGCTCGATCGACGTGATCGTCACCAACGCAACCCTGCAATGGATCCCGGAGCAGCTGGATCTGTTGCCCGGTTTCGTTCGTGCTCTGCGTGCCGGCGGCTGGCTCGCGATCCAGATTCCCGGCAACGGCAATGCGCCCTCGCACGCGATCCTGCGCGAACTGGCCGGCACCGAGCCGTACGCGCAGTACGCCGCGGACAAGTCGCAACGGGCAGACGCGCCGGGCCCAGCGCAGTACATCGACGTGCTCACTGCCGAAGGATGTGTCGTCGACGCCTGGGAGACGACGTACAACCACATCCTGCCGGGGGAGAACGCCGTACTGGAGTGGGTGAAGGGGACCGGCGCCCGACCGGTGCTGCAGTCTTTGCCCGATGACCTGCGAGCCGAGTTCGAGACGGAGTACGGCGCTCGCCTGGCGGCGGCGTACCCGCGTCGTTCGTACGGGACCGTGCTGCCGTTCCGCCGGATCTTCGCGGTCGCCCAGAAGAAGGGCTGA
- a CDS encoding VOC family protein has translation MRLDHVQVSCPPGGEDVARAFYRDALGMSELAKPPLLAARGGCWFKDGSAEVHVGVEEDFRPARKAHPAFAVDDLDGLAEKLTGLGYPVNWDNETIPGRRRFHTADGHGNRIEIV, from the coding sequence ATGCGACTCGATCATGTCCAGGTGTCCTGCCCGCCCGGGGGTGAGGACGTCGCGCGGGCGTTCTATCGCGATGCGCTCGGGATGAGCGAGCTGGCGAAGCCTCCGCTGCTCGCGGCGCGCGGCGGCTGCTGGTTCAAGGACGGTTCGGCCGAGGTGCATGTCGGGGTCGAGGAGGACTTCCGGCCCGCCCGCAAGGCACATCCGGCCTTCGCCGTGGACGACCTCGACGGTCTGGCCGAGAAGCTCACCGGGCTCGGCTATCCGGTGAACTGGGACAACGAGACGATCCCGGGCCGCCGGCGATTCCACACCGCCGACGGCCACGGGAACCGCATCGAGATCGTCTGA